In the genome of Arachis stenosperma cultivar V10309 chromosome 2, arast.V10309.gnm1.PFL2, whole genome shotgun sequence, the window GATTAGTGAGCAATtcccaccctctttcttctatcTTCTTCGGAATCTGTGGGTATTCGTTTTCATTTATTTGGAAGGTTAACTCGGGCAGTATCTTTTTGAGTTTTATCCGCTCAAATTCTCGTTCATGGAAGGCAGTTTTGAACCTCTTTTCATCATAAGGAGTGTTCTCCATTGGTTCCTTCCTCTTCTGCCTCTTGGAGCTTGATGACGCCATGAATTTGCGTTGCTGTTTTGAGGTGTTTTGAGGATACGGATAGATGAAGAATGGGTTGGCTAGGACAATTTGTGATGAAGGATTTTAGTACGCCAAAAGTGTAGAGTGTGGAGAGTGGGGATTTGAATGTGAGGAGTGAGGCTGCACTAAGGTTCCTTTATATAGGGAGATTATGAGAGAATGGAAGGTGTGGATTGCAAGAATGGTTGCTTGATGGACGGTTGGGGTTGTCTATGAAGGAAGGACAAGGATCATCACTTAATGAGAGTGAATGGTTCGGTCTTCAAAGGGTCTCCTTTCTttaatgttgcatggcaacgtTTCCCCATGCGTTCCTTCTTGAGACAAGTGTGTAGTTCTCTTCATGAAGTGGCCGAACCTCCCCCATTTAATTGTCCAATCAATCTCCATCAATGCTCCCTTTCTTTTCCCTATAAAGACAAAATAAGAAAGGTGAGAATAATATCAAACCAAAGACAATTTAAATTTTTCGgctaagaaaagaaaagattagattgtttatttatgaatttcaactaactaactaactattcGTGGGTCCTTATATGCATATTGGTGGCACCATggggtgacaccaaacttagtttggagCACTGTGATGAAAAGTTCTGTTCAAAGCTTCCAAGACTAGCATGCTCTTAGTTGCATTCATGCTTTCTTGGCatgctttgaacaccaaacttgttcttCACTGTATACTACAGAATAAGGATTCCACCAAGAGTTTGTTAAGTTTGGGTTTGAATTCATAAATATTGACTTATTTACTATCTTCTAAAAGCAtataaaacatgggttgcctcccatgaagcgcttctttagcgtcactagcttgacgtttcTCCCTCATCAGGGTGGTTGGTAATGCTTGAAGTCCTCCCCTCTTGCTGTTGACTTGTATCCATTGGTTGTATCAATGATCTCTACATGTTCCAGGGAGAGAATTCTGTTGATTGTGAAGACTTTAGGTAATTGAGATGGTACAGTAGGGAGATTAGGGGGGATATCTGGGAAGTAAGCTGAGATCACTCTATCTCCTGGAGAGAAGTCTTCCGTAGGGATCTTTTTGTTCCTCCACTTCCTTGGTACCTTCTTCCTTGTGTCCTTTGATATTGCCTTGCTCTTGATGACTTCTTTTCCTATGGTAGTTGTGATGTTATCTTCACATGCCTCTAGGGGTTTAGGTTCCTCTAACCTTTCCTTGAGCTGTGGTAGTGGTTGTTTCCCTTGTTTATTAACCAAAGGGGTCTCCAGATAGGTTGGGTGTGCTTCTgtgcttgcttcctcctttaGCATCTCATCATGGTCTTTACTTGGTTCCTTGTGTTCTTGGTCTACTTTTTGTGAGAGTTTGAAGACATTAAAGCTGAGCCGTTCATCATGGATCCTCAATATTAGCTCCCCTTTCtccacatctatgagtgctctggccgtagctaggaagggtcttcccaaTATGATTGGGTGAATGTGACTCTCTTCCATGTCCAGGATGACAAAGTCTGTTGGGAGAAAGTATTTCCCAACCTTTAGTAACACATTTTTCaccactcctattgcttgcTTTTGAGTCTTGTCAGCCAGTCTGATGACCACATCTGTGGGCATTATCTCATTGATCTGCAGCCTCTTCGCCAGGGATAGGGGCAGTAAATTGATGCTTGCCCCTAAATCACAGAGTGCTCTGTCAAACATTGTTTCCCCTATGGCACAGGGGatgtgaaaactccctgggtctcTTCTTTTTGCAGGAAATTCAGGTTGAATATGggcactacattccttgttTAACACTATAGTTTGGCCTCCTTTGAGTGAGCTTTTCCTGGGAAGAAGTTCCTTCATGTACTTGATGAATGCAGGCATTTATTGTATGGCCTTGATGAATGGTATGTTCACATACAGAGATGCAAACAAGTCTAGGAACcttgagtatattctcttccccACAGCACCATTGAGCAGTTGGGGAAATGGTGCATAGAGCTTCAGCAACTCTTGTTGTGAGATTTTtggttcttggtgatctctATCTTCCTCCTCTGTTGAGTTGTTTTCAGGCTGTTGGGAGAGGTTGCTTAGCTCGTCTTCATCCTCCTGATCACTTGTAGTGACCATTTTACAAtcttcccatcttactttctttgCTTCTCCTCTTGGGTTTTTCTCCATGTCACTTGGGAAGACATCAGTAGGTTTGGGAATCTTCTCCGCTAAGCATCCCACTTGGAATTCCAGCTTCTTGATGGTCTCTCCTTGGTTCTTAATGTTGGCTCGCACCTCTTCTTTGAACACCTTGTCTTCTTGAATTTCTTGGCATATTCCTTCAAGTAAggtttcaagcttagagagtcTGTCATCAATTGATGGTAAATTGGGATTAGAGGTGGAAGGATGAGAGGTGTTGTTgtgggggtgttgatatgtcATCTGTGTGAATTGTTGATGAGCTACATTATTGTTGGAGTTGTAACGTCTCTGGTCTTGGCTTTGCTCTTGCTGATTCTCCCACCCcaagtttgggtggttcttccatccagagttgtatgtcttggagtatggatcatggttctgtctaggtgaattcccaatgtagttggcttgctcaaggtcctcttcttcaacttcttcttGGGTTGTTGATGAGGTGGTGATTGCTGCCACGTGGTTCATTTCTATCTTCTTGGTGAGGTCAGCTAACTGCTTGGTAataagcttgttctgagccagcagagcatctacattgtttagctccattactcccttagtgttccctctttcggaagcatagaagtagtcattctcagctacagtttcaatgacatctatggcttcttcaatagtcttcttcttgttcaaggaTCCTCCAGAGGAATGATTTActgccttctttgattcatatgacaagccttcatagaagatgtgcagTTGGACCCACTCattgaacatctctggtgggcatctcctcgttaggtctttgaacctttcccaagcttcataaagtgtctcccCATCTTGCTGTCTGAACGTCTGTACTTCGGTTctcagcctattgatcctttgaggggggtaaaaccttgccaaaaacttattcactacctcttcccaatttgtcaggctttcttttgggaaggattcaagccatttgaatgccttgtccctgagagaaaatgggaacaagagcagcctataaacatcctggtggactccatgggacttcactgtgtcacaaatcctcaagaagatggtcaagtgttgattcggatcttcttgagcacctcctccaaatgagcaattattctgcacaagagtgatgagctgaggtttaagctcgaaattgttggcatgtatggtgggcttctgaatgctgctcccacagttGCCTGGGTTGGGATTGATATAAGAGCTTAACACTCTTCTATCCTCCCTAACATGATTTGCTCTACCTCCTCCCCCATGGTtattgatggtgtttttgcggaaaacgaattttccaaacacatagatcttACCGGCAaatgtaccgggtcgcatcaagtagtaataactcacttagagtgaggtcgatcccacagggattgatggatcaagcaactttagtgggtgattagtttagtcaagctaacattgaagtggaATTGAGtgaaatgtagccaacagaaagtaaatagcaaggaaaatttaaagtgcagaaagtaaagtaactgaaacttaaagaacaagaaaataaaagagctgaaacttaaattgcaagaaaagtaaattggcaGATTCTTAAATGACAacaaatgtaaattgcattaaatgtaaaggggattgggtgcaaaaaatttaaaggaaagcaataagcagcacttagaataattgcagaataattaaattgcatgaaaagtaaaagggattgggtgctgggaattaaaat includes:
- the LOC130962848 gene encoding uncharacterized protein LOC130962848, which gives rise to MPAFIKYMKELLPRKSSLKGGQTIVLNKECSAHIQPEFPAKRRDPGSFHIPCAIGETMFDRALCDLGASINLLPLSLAKRLQINEIMPTDVVIRLADKTQKQAIGVVKNVLLKVGKYFLPTDFVILDMEESHIHPIILGRPFLATARALIDVEKGELILRIHDERLSFNVFKLSQKVDQEHKEPSKDHDEMLKEEASTEAHPTYLETPLVNKQGKQPLPQLKERLEEPKPLEACEDNITTTIGKEVIKSKAISKDTRKKVPRKWRNKKIPTEDFSPGDRVISAYFPDIPPNLPTVPSQLPKVFTINRILSLEHVEIIDTTNGYKSTARGEDFKHYQPP